The following are encoded in a window of Brevibacillus ruminantium genomic DNA:
- a CDS encoding helix-hairpin-helix domain-containing protein gives MKGLRSFLMLPLVLLMACSLVKPARAAPNGDLFERYVMPAESDSQLILQSVSGEYVDRYPVAEAFPDDATDKAETEALYRGSFMRESVKLYHLAQNYLKNQKSSHQFEPAYLLLSDRIGGFARKGFYLRENGSLIDKTDVPYIDLMKKSPGAEEQLGATTQIYPHEMGHLIYHMLSQAEPRSKSVTMHYSGTVTDYATAFNEGFAEHFEKIARRYDPDEGRRRLMDESEQRMLDMTRKKIAGYDRDYDWLFRLDFYRASLPFWYQQLENTRRHHGVDTGELLHPPVVRPGMSPADSLLYRNTGIHFDKTALRSPARMISTEGVISGFFTRLLDSELKEEYLSAEFYRDFLREKQPLPAPPEDMFSPLQNQYLKIFAVLHKHVNPSKSEKGQMLDFLEGYGKEFPGEKQRITELFREATGDVTGPDIASRIGPEIWLTARDVDYPFFAFDQFKGNTFPAYSFSINAADVYDLMMIPGLSSSEAESIIRQRDSVGFFRNKEEILSVPDLSEAGRQAIEQAFEEWEPTEWSGISFTKLFGASLFHVFGEGLLYFVVLLALPVSWRMLRRGCSVGALIKYLLGKLGKTYWLIALGLFSVMVSSISTLLVYLLGWLLTLLGETALLFVLHRQRGKIREALMYTAGIGLVVLCSVR, from the coding sequence ATGAAAGGCCTGCGTTCTTTTTTGATGTTGCCCCTGGTACTGCTGATGGCCTGCTCCCTGGTAAAGCCTGCCCGGGCTGCGCCGAATGGAGACCTGTTTGAGCGATACGTGATGCCAGCGGAGAGCGACAGTCAACTCATTTTGCAATCCGTATCCGGGGAGTATGTAGATAGATACCCGGTCGCCGAAGCTTTTCCGGACGATGCCACTGACAAAGCGGAGACAGAGGCGTTGTATCGAGGTTCGTTCATGCGGGAATCCGTAAAGCTCTACCATCTCGCGCAAAACTATCTGAAAAACCAAAAGAGTTCGCACCAATTCGAGCCGGCGTATTTGCTTCTGTCTGATCGTATTGGCGGATTCGCCAGGAAGGGATTTTACCTACGGGAAAACGGCAGTTTGATCGACAAAACGGACGTGCCCTACATCGATCTCATGAAAAAATCGCCGGGGGCGGAAGAGCAGCTCGGAGCGACGACACAAATTTATCCCCACGAAATGGGGCATCTGATTTACCACATGCTATCCCAGGCGGAGCCACGTTCGAAGTCAGTCACCATGCATTACTCAGGTACCGTGACCGACTATGCTACCGCTTTTAATGAAGGATTTGCCGAGCACTTTGAGAAGATCGCCAGACGCTATGATCCGGACGAAGGACGCAGACGTCTGATGGACGAAAGCGAACAGCGGATGCTCGACATGACCCGAAAAAAAATCGCCGGCTACGACCGGGATTACGACTGGCTTTTTCGGCTGGATTTTTACCGTGCCTCTTTGCCCTTTTGGTATCAGCAGCTGGAAAACACGCGAAGGCATCACGGAGTAGACACCGGAGAGCTTCTCCATCCCCCTGTCGTCCGCCCCGGAATGTCCCCGGCAGATTCCCTGTTATATCGGAATACGGGCATCCATTTTGACAAAACGGCACTTCGCTCCCCCGCCAGGATGATTTCAACAGAGGGTGTCATTTCAGGCTTTTTTACCCGGCTGTTGGACAGTGAATTGAAGGAAGAGTATCTATCGGCCGAATTTTACCGCGACTTTCTCCGGGAAAAACAGCCGCTGCCAGCTCCTCCCGAAGATATGTTTTCGCCTCTGCAAAATCAGTACTTGAAAATATTCGCCGTCCTGCACAAGCACGTGAACCCAAGCAAAAGCGAAAAAGGACAAATGCTCGATTTTCTGGAAGGGTATGGAAAGGAGTTCCCCGGTGAAAAGCAGCGGATTACCGAGTTGTTCCGGGAAGCGACAGGAGACGTGACAGGTCCCGACATCGCCAGCCGAATCGGTCCGGAAATCTGGCTGACGGCCCGCGACGTCGATTATCCTTTTTTCGCCTTCGATCAATTTAAGGGGAACACTTTTCCCGCCTATTCGTTTTCGATCAACGCAGCGGATGTTTACGACCTGATGATGATTCCCGGGCTCTCTAGCAGCGAAGCCGAAAGCATCATCCGTCAGAGGGACAGTGTCGGATTTTTCCGGAATAAGGAGGAGATTCTCTCAGTTCCGGACTTATCGGAGGCGGGGCGGCAAGCGATTGAGCAAGCTTTTGAGGAATGGGAGCCAACGGAATGGAGCGGTATCAGCTTTACAAAATTGTTTGGCGCGTCACTGTTTCATGTGTTCGGTGAGGGATTGCTGTACTTTGTCGTCTTGCTCGCCCTCCCCGTTTCTTGGCGGATGCTGCGTCGAGGCTGCTCCGTCGGGGCGCTCATCAAGTATTTGCTTGGCAAACTTGGCAAGACCTACTGGCTGATTGCACTTGGACTGTTTTCCGTCATGGTCAGTAGCATCTCTACTCTCCTCGTCTATCTTCTGGGATGGCTTCTGACTCTGCTTGGAGAAACCGCGCTGCTTTTTGTCCTGCACAGGCAGCGAGGGAAGATACGGGAAGCGCTGATGTACACCGCCGGCATCGGTCTGGTTGTTCTTTGTTCTGTACGATAA
- a CDS encoding cysteine desulfurase family protein, translating into MRESIYLDHAATTPVHPRVVEAMYPYLTQVYGNPSSVHSFGRESRQALEKARDQIAGLIEANPQELVFTSGGTEADNMAIIGGALAQRERGRHIITSSIEHHAVLHACEYLEKNGFEVTYLPADKTGMVRVEDLKHAVRSDTILVSIMYGNNEVGTIQPIEEMGRFLQERGIVFHTDAVQTLGVLPISVKELPVDMLSISAHKINGPKGVGALYLGKKVPFTPHLHGGSQERKRRAGTENLASIIGFAEAASIAQEEMPERIAKYQQMRQTMLSCFDEAGIPYQVNGHSEKYLPHILNVSFPDVKTETMLMNLDLEGIAAASGSACTSGSLELSHVLKAMCLDEPVAQSAIRFSFGITNTVEEAERAARKVVEIVHRLKR; encoded by the coding sequence GTGCGAGAGAGTATTTATCTGGATCATGCGGCCACGACACCCGTTCACCCGCGTGTAGTCGAAGCGATGTATCCTTACTTAACCCAGGTTTACGGCAATCCTTCCAGTGTGCACAGCTTTGGACGTGAGTCGCGGCAGGCTTTGGAAAAAGCCAGGGATCAAATCGCTGGACTGATCGAGGCTAATCCACAGGAGCTGGTCTTTACCAGCGGGGGGACCGAAGCAGACAATATGGCGATCATTGGCGGGGCACTCGCACAGCGTGAGCGCGGCCGTCATATCATCACCTCCAGCATCGAGCATCATGCCGTACTTCATGCCTGTGAGTATCTGGAGAAGAACGGTTTTGAAGTAACGTACCTGCCTGCTGACAAAACCGGCATGGTCCGTGTGGAAGACTTGAAGCATGCAGTCCGGTCAGATACGATCTTGGTCTCCATCATGTATGGAAACAACGAGGTGGGCACGATCCAGCCGATTGAAGAGATGGGAAGATTCCTGCAGGAGCGCGGGATTGTCTTTCACACGGATGCAGTCCAGACCCTGGGGGTTTTGCCGATCAGCGTCAAAGAGCTTCCGGTTGATATGCTGTCCATCTCTGCCCATAAGATCAATGGGCCAAAAGGAGTAGGAGCCCTTTACCTGGGGAAAAAAGTTCCTTTCACGCCACACCTGCACGGAGGCTCTCAGGAGCGTAAACGCCGGGCAGGAACGGAAAACCTGGCCAGCATCATCGGTTTTGCAGAAGCGGCGTCGATCGCGCAAGAAGAAATGCCAGAACGCATTGCGAAATATCAGCAAATGCGGCAGACCATGCTCTCCTGCTTTGATGAGGCGGGCATTCCCTATCAGGTAAACGGTCATTCCGAGAAGTATTTGCCTCATATTCTCAATGTCAGTTTTCCCGATGTAAAGACGGAAACAATGCTGATGAACCTCGATCTCGAGGGGATAGCAGCGGCCAGTGGTTCCGCGTGTACGTCGGGATCGCTGGAGCTTTCGCATGTACTGAAGGCGATGTGCCTGGACGAACCGGTGGCCCAGTCGGCGATCCGGTTCAGCTTTGGAATCACCAACACCGTTGAGGAAGCGGAGCGGGCTGCCCGGAAGGTGGTCGAGATTGTTCATCGGCTGAAACGATAA
- the cymR gene encoding cysteine metabolism transcriptional regulator CymR, producing MKISTKGRYGLTIMMELANRFGEGPVSLRSIAERHELSEHYLEQLVAPLRNAGLVKSIRGAYGGYVLAKQPEEISAGDIIRVLEGPISPVEFAEEEDPAKRYLWLRIRDSISSVLDSTSLQDLISFKDDGHSDGYMFYI from the coding sequence GTGAAAATTTCTACGAAAGGACGATACGGGCTCACGATTATGATGGAGCTGGCGAACCGTTTTGGGGAAGGCCCTGTCTCCTTGAGAAGTATCGCCGAACGCCATGAGCTGTCTGAACACTATCTGGAGCAATTGGTCGCTCCTTTGCGCAATGCCGGACTGGTAAAAAGCATTCGCGGAGCCTACGGCGGCTATGTGCTCGCCAAACAACCGGAAGAAATCTCGGCTGGTGATATCATTCGCGTACTGGAGGGGCCGATCAGCCCTGTGGAATTTGCCGAGGAGGAGGACCCGGCCAAGCGCTATCTCTGGCTGCGCATTCGCGACAGCATTTCCTCTGTACTTGATTCCACGTCTTTGCAGGATTTGATCAGCTTTAAGGATGACGGCCATTCTGACGGCTACATGTTTTATATATAG
- a CDS encoding AAA family ATPase: MDLFSFAHESQDKGKSKPLAARMRPQTIQDVIGQEHILGPGKLLRRAIEADQVSSLIFYGPPGTGKTTLAKVIARTTRTHFAELNAVTAGVADIRRVVDESKERLVMGGQRTTLFVDEIHRFNKAQQDALLPYVEEGTITLIGATTENPFFEVNPALLSRSQIFSLQPLSHEHLRQVMQRALTDEENGLAELYVEVTPEASEHLIQYAEGDARRMLNALELAATTTPPGMDGRIVITLDVAVESIQRRAVRYDKSGDNHYDTISAFIKSIRGSDPDAALYWLARMIDAGEDPRFIARRLIISASEDIGNADPQAITVAVSCFQSLELVGMPEGRIPLAQATTYLATAPKSNAAYNGINQALDTIRSEGHKPVPIHLRDAAYKGASRLGHGKGYLYPHNYPGGYVPQQYLPDEVNTIFYQPKPIGYEQEITRLQQERRELAKRLGSHRSGEN; encoded by the coding sequence ATGGATTTATTTTCATTTGCACATGAAAGCCAGGACAAAGGAAAGTCGAAGCCGCTGGCAGCACGAATGCGGCCGCAGACCATACAGGATGTGATCGGCCAGGAGCATATCCTGGGTCCGGGCAAGCTGCTGCGCCGAGCCATTGAGGCTGACCAGGTGTCCTCTTTGATTTTTTACGGACCGCCCGGAACGGGGAAAACAACGCTGGCAAAGGTGATCGCTCGTACCACCCGAACGCATTTTGCCGAACTGAATGCGGTTACAGCAGGTGTGGCGGATATCCGCAGGGTTGTGGATGAATCAAAAGAGCGCTTGGTTATGGGCGGGCAGCGCACCACGCTGTTTGTCGATGAGATCCACCGATTCAACAAGGCACAGCAGGACGCCCTGCTTCCGTATGTAGAAGAAGGCACGATTACACTGATTGGAGCGACGACAGAGAATCCGTTTTTTGAGGTGAATCCGGCGCTGTTGTCTCGTTCCCAAATCTTCTCGCTGCAGCCGCTGTCGCATGAGCATCTGCGCCAAGTGATGCAGCGTGCGCTGACAGATGAGGAAAACGGGCTGGCAGAACTGTACGTCGAGGTGACGCCGGAAGCGAGCGAGCATCTGATCCAGTATGCCGAAGGAGATGCGCGCCGCATGCTCAATGCGTTGGAGCTGGCAGCCACCACCACGCCCCCGGGGATGGATGGTCGGATCGTCATCACGCTGGATGTAGCTGTGGAGTCGATCCAGCGCCGCGCTGTTCGCTATGATAAAAGCGGCGACAATCACTACGACACGATTTCAGCTTTTATCAAATCGATTCGCGGCTCTGACCCGGATGCTGCTCTCTACTGGCTGGCGCGGATGATCGATGCCGGTGAGGACCCCCGGTTTATCGCGCGGAGGCTGATTATCTCCGCTTCGGAAGACATCGGGAATGCCGATCCGCAGGCGATTACCGTAGCCGTCTCCTGTTTTCAGTCCCTGGAGTTGGTGGGAATGCCGGAAGGACGGATACCGCTGGCGCAAGCGACCACCTATCTGGCCACCGCACCGAAAAGCAATGCCGCATACAACGGAATCAACCAGGCATTGGACACCATTCGCTCAGAAGGGCATAAGCCCGTCCCCATTCACCTTCGTGATGCCGCCTACAAAGGGGCCTCGCGTCTCGGACATGGAAAAGGGTATCTGTACCCGCATAACTACCCGGGCGGTTATGTCCCGCAGCAGTATCTGCCGGATGAAGTAAACACGATCTTTTATCAACCCAAACCGATTGGCTACGAGCAGGAGATTACACGCCTGCAGCAGGAAAGAAGAGAGCTGGCCAAAAGGCTGGGGAGCCATAGGTCCGGTGAAAATTGA
- a CDS encoding tRNA threonylcarbamoyladenosine dehydratase codes for MLHQFSRCELAFGPEGLEKMKNSTVAVLGIGGVGSFTVEALARTGVGRLVLVDKDVVDITNINRQIHATLHTVGQKKADLMKERIAAINPACEVVTLNMFYNEETADELFSHQFDYIVDAMDTMSAKLHVITEAKRRNIPIISSMGAANKMDPTRFEVADISQTSYDPIAKVIRRELRKRGIHKGVKVVYSREIPVTIRTDVREKIVTNPDSPISKVRQPPASNAFVPSVAGLILASVVVRDLVDWQPVKG; via the coding sequence ATGCTTCACCAATTTTCCAGATGTGAATTGGCCTTCGGTCCCGAAGGTTTGGAAAAAATGAAAAACAGCACTGTCGCTGTGCTTGGCATTGGAGGTGTCGGCTCCTTCACTGTTGAAGCTCTGGCCCGCACCGGAGTAGGCAGGCTGGTGCTGGTCGACAAGGATGTTGTCGATATTACCAATATCAATCGGCAGATTCATGCCACTCTCCATACGGTTGGACAGAAAAAAGCGGATCTGATGAAGGAGAGGATTGCAGCGATCAATCCTGCCTGTGAGGTTGTGACCCTGAATATGTTTTACAACGAGGAAACAGCCGATGAGCTTTTCTCCCATCAATTTGACTATATTGTCGATGCGATGGATACCATGTCCGCCAAGCTACACGTGATCACCGAGGCGAAACGGCGCAATATCCCGATCATCTCCAGCATGGGTGCCGCCAATAAGATGGACCCGACCCGGTTCGAGGTGGCAGATATTTCTCAGACCAGCTATGATCCAATAGCCAAAGTCATCCGGCGTGAATTGCGCAAACGCGGAATCCACAAAGGTGTCAAAGTGGTCTATTCCCGGGAGATTCCCGTTACGATTCGGACAGATGTCCGGGAAAAAATCGTCACCAATCCGGATTCACCGATCAGCAAAGTAAGGCAGCCCCCAGCGAGTAATGCATTTGTGCCCTCGGTGGCCGGTTTAATTTTGGCTAGCGTGGTCGTCCGAGATTTGGTCGACTGGCAGCCAGTCAAAGGATAG
- the aspS gene encoding aspartate--tRNA ligase, whose product MSWQYRTVQCGEVGKEHVGQEIVLNGWVQKRRDLGGVIFIDFRDRTGIVQIVFNPEHDKAAWEIADKVRSEYVLAVKGNVVERSPEAVNPKLKTGEVEVLVSEILILNDAKTPPFQIEDEIDVDEQVRLKYRYLDLRRPEMQRSLMLRSKAAKAFRDFLDERAFVEVETPMLTKSTPEGAREYMVPSRVHPGDFYVLPQSPQLFKQLLMVSGLERYYQIARCFRDEDLRADRQPEFTQVDIETSFLSMEQLLPMMEEMIAHVFKATIGVDVPTPFPRLTYAEAMNRYGSDKPDVRFGMELTDVSDLVANSDFKVFASVVAGGGQVKAINAKGCGHYSRKEADDLGKFASRYGAKGLAWIGFKDGEVKGPIAKFFTDEEFSAIKERLAVEDGDLILFVADKPKVVADALGALRSKLGAELGLIDHSQFAFLWVVDFPLVEWDEETKRYVALHHPFTRPKDEDMHLLETDPGQVRAQAYDMVLNGYELGGGSMRIYKRDVQEKMFRTLGLTEEEAKQKFGFLLDAFDYGTPPHGGIALGLDRLIMLLAGRNNLREVIAFPKTASASDLMVNSPGPVDAKQLAELHITTTVKEEE is encoded by the coding sequence ATGAGTTGGCAATATCGCACTGTACAATGCGGAGAGGTTGGCAAAGAACACGTAGGACAGGAAATCGTGTTAAACGGGTGGGTGCAAAAGCGCCGTGACCTCGGGGGCGTGATCTTCATCGACTTCCGGGACAGAACAGGTATTGTGCAGATTGTTTTCAATCCGGAGCATGACAAGGCCGCTTGGGAAATCGCTGACAAAGTGCGCAGCGAGTACGTTCTCGCAGTCAAAGGTAACGTCGTGGAGCGCTCTCCCGAAGCTGTCAATCCGAAGCTGAAAACTGGCGAAGTAGAGGTGCTGGTCAGCGAAATCCTGATCTTGAACGATGCCAAAACACCGCCGTTCCAGATTGAGGATGAAATCGACGTAGATGAGCAGGTACGCCTGAAGTATCGCTACCTCGACCTGCGCCGTCCCGAGATGCAGCGTTCGCTGATGCTGCGCAGCAAGGCGGCGAAAGCATTCCGTGATTTCCTTGATGAGCGTGCTTTCGTAGAAGTAGAAACGCCGATGCTGACGAAAAGCACGCCGGAGGGTGCGCGTGAATACATGGTTCCTTCCCGTGTGCATCCAGGAGATTTTTACGTGCTCCCGCAGTCCCCTCAGCTCTTCAAACAATTGCTGATGGTCTCTGGCCTGGAGCGCTACTATCAAATCGCTCGCTGCTTCCGTGACGAGGACTTGCGTGCTGACCGTCAACCTGAGTTTACCCAGGTGGACATCGAAACCTCTTTCCTTTCCATGGAGCAATTGCTGCCAATGATGGAAGAGATGATCGCTCATGTGTTTAAAGCCACAATCGGCGTAGATGTGCCAACTCCGTTCCCGCGTCTCACCTATGCAGAAGCGATGAACCGCTATGGCTCTGACAAACCGGATGTTCGCTTTGGCATGGAGCTGACCGATGTGTCGGATCTGGTGGCAAACAGTGATTTTAAAGTATTTGCCAGCGTGGTAGCTGGAGGCGGTCAGGTCAAAGCGATCAACGCCAAAGGCTGCGGCCATTATTCCCGCAAAGAAGCCGATGACCTCGGCAAGTTCGCTTCCCGTTACGGTGCCAAAGGGTTGGCCTGGATCGGCTTTAAAGACGGCGAAGTAAAAGGCCCGATCGCCAAGTTCTTTACGGATGAGGAATTCAGCGCTATCAAGGAGCGTCTCGCTGTCGAAGATGGTGACCTGATCCTGTTCGTTGCTGACAAGCCGAAGGTGGTTGCCGATGCGTTGGGTGCGCTGCGCTCCAAGCTGGGAGCAGAGCTGGGCTTGATCGACCACAGCCAGTTTGCCTTCCTCTGGGTCGTAGACTTCCCGCTGGTAGAGTGGGACGAGGAGACCAAGCGCTATGTGGCGCTGCACCATCCGTTCACCCGTCCAAAAGACGAGGATATGCACCTGTTGGAAACAGACCCGGGACAGGTTCGCGCCCAAGCGTACGACATGGTGTTAAACGGTTACGAGCTTGGCGGAGGTTCCATGCGGATTTACAAACGCGATGTACAGGAAAAAATGTTCCGTACGCTGGGTCTCACGGAAGAAGAAGCAAAGCAAAAATTTGGCTTCCTTTTGGATGCCTTCGACTATGGAACGCCTCCGCACGGCGGCATCGCCCTTGGTCTCGACCGTTTGATCATGCTGCTGGCGGGACGAAACAATCTGCGTGAAGTAATTGCCTTCCCGAAAACGGCAAGCGCAAGCGACCTGATGGTAAATTCACCAGGACCAGTAGATGCGAAACAGCTCGCTGAACTGCATATCACCACGACCGTAAAAGAAGAAGAATAA
- the hisS gene encoding histidine--tRNA ligase, with product MAKIQIPRGTQDIMPGTVELWHYIEAKARDLCRRFNYQEIRTPLFENTELFQRGVGETTDIVEKEMYSVSNPRSDDTLTLRPEGTAGVVRSYVENKLYGSPNQPVKMYYLGPMFRHERPQAGRYRQFVQFGAEAIGSSDPAIDAEVISLAMRLYEELGLSGLSVELNSVGTIEDRANHRHHLLAHLNGVRDQLCPDCQSRIDRNPLRVLDCKNETCQSLTKDAPSILEYLSEESAAHFEAVKAYLTALGIRYTVNPRMVRGLDYYTQTAFEIKMAEIGAVETLCGGGRYNGLVAELGGDDMPGIGFALSIERLLLALEKQGINLPVAIGVDCFVAIQTPEAKTTAFRLVDRLRSAGVAAELDYLDRKMKAQLKQADRLSARFTVIIGESELANGSAVLKEMATGEQQEYKLEELPGELVKRLKS from the coding sequence ATGGCAAAGATTCAGATTCCTCGCGGTACGCAGGATATCATGCCGGGCACAGTCGAGCTGTGGCACTATATCGAGGCCAAAGCTCGCGACCTGTGTCGCAGGTTCAATTACCAGGAGATCCGCACGCCGCTTTTTGAGAACACAGAGCTGTTCCAGCGCGGAGTGGGAGAGACGACGGATATCGTCGAAAAGGAAATGTACAGCGTGTCCAATCCTCGCAGCGATGATACGCTGACCCTGCGGCCGGAAGGAACGGCGGGCGTTGTGCGGTCCTACGTGGAGAACAAGCTGTACGGCTCTCCCAACCAGCCGGTCAAGATGTATTACCTGGGTCCCATGTTCCGGCATGAGCGTCCGCAGGCTGGCCGGTATCGCCAATTTGTGCAATTTGGCGCGGAAGCAATCGGCTCCAGTGATCCGGCGATCGATGCAGAAGTGATCTCACTGGCCATGCGCTTGTACGAGGAGCTGGGATTGAGCGGTCTCAGCGTAGAGCTTAACAGCGTCGGGACGATTGAAGACCGGGCCAATCACCGCCACCACCTGCTGGCTCATTTAAACGGGGTGCGTGACCAGCTCTGTCCGGATTGTCAGTCCCGGATTGACCGCAACCCGCTTCGGGTGCTGGATTGCAAAAACGAGACCTGCCAGTCTTTGACCAAAGACGCTCCTTCGATCTTGGAGTACTTGAGCGAAGAGTCGGCGGCCCATTTTGAAGCAGTCAAAGCGTATCTGACAGCACTGGGTATCCGCTACACTGTAAATCCGCGCATGGTACGCGGGCTTGACTACTACACGCAGACTGCCTTTGAAATCAAGATGGCGGAGATCGGCGCTGTGGAAACGCTTTGCGGCGGCGGCCGATACAACGGGCTGGTGGCTGAGCTGGGCGGCGACGACATGCCGGGAATCGGTTTTGCGCTGAGCATTGAACGGCTTTTGCTCGCTTTGGAAAAGCAGGGCATCAACCTGCCGGTAGCGATTGGAGTGGACTGTTTCGTCGCGATCCAGACTCCGGAGGCGAAAACCACCGCGTTTAGACTCGTCGATCGTCTGCGCAGTGCAGGCGTAGCGGCGGAGCTCGATTATCTCGACCGCAAGATGAAGGCTCAACTGAAGCAGGCAGACCGCCTTTCGGCAAGGTTTACGGTGATTATTGGCGAGTCGGAATTGGCGAACGGCAGTGCGGTCCTGAAAGAGATGGCCACTGGTGAGCAGCAGGAATACAAGCTGGAAGAGCTGCCGGGTGAGCTGGTTAAACGTTTGAAATCGTAA